In Lagenorhynchus albirostris chromosome 14, mLagAlb1.1, whole genome shotgun sequence, one DNA window encodes the following:
- the HRH4 gene encoding histamine H4 receptor, whose product MVSGSETPLEGGAKPLNKTEELSVTFVLNHPKELKVTAGVISIPLYISHRLFNWKFEDNICAFWLTIDYLLCTTSVYNIVLISFDQYQSVSNAVPYRAQHTGILKIVVLMVAVWVVAFLVHGPIILVSEAWKNGKGDCEPGFLTEWYILALMVLLEFMIPVLLMAYFNMYIYWSLWKCGNLSRWHSRFTSVSSSSYGRSFRSGLFSRTSFSNPEEAAASLRSEKPRRKSRLLFSLIAQPNSVTASKTGSLSHSDSLVLQQSEHLELCRGRKLAKSLAILLGVFATCWAPYSLFTIIRSISPTDLSLSATAVYEFTFWLQRFNSFDNPFLYSLCHKRFQKAFLKIICVKKQSIPSHNRSTSS is encoded by the exons ATGGTTTCAGGTTCTGAAACTCCTTTGGAAGGAGGCGCAAAACCACTCAACAAGACAGAGGAACTGAGCGTGACGTTCGTATTAAACCATCCCAAAGAACTCAAGGTGACAGCAG GTGTGATCTCCATTCCTTTGTACATCTCTCACAGGCTGTTCAACTGGAAGTTTGAAGATAACATCTGTGCATTTTGGCTCACTATTGACTATCTTTTGTGCACAACATCTGTGTATAACATTGTACTCATCAGCTTTGATCAATACCAGTCAGTCTCAAATGCT GTACCTTACAGAGCTCAGCACACTGGGATCTTGAAGATTGTGGTTCTGATGGTGGCCGTCTGGGTAGTGGCCTTCTTAGTGCATGGGCCAATAATTCTAGTTTCAGAGGCCTGGAAGAATGGGAAGGGGGATTGTGAACCTGGATTCCTAACAGAATGGTATATCCTTGCCCTCATGGTACTGTTGGAATTCATGATCCCAGTCTTGTTGATGGCTTATTTCAACATGTATATTTACTGGAGCCTATGGAAGTGTGGTAATCTCAGTAGGTGGCACTCTAGATTCACTTCTGTCTCTTCCAGTAGCTATGGACGCTCATTCAGGAGTGGACTGTTTTCAAGGACATCTTTTTCTAACCCAGAGGAAGCAGCAGCATCCCTTCGTTCAGAGAAACCAAGAAGAAAGAGCAGGCTCTTGTTTTCCTTAATAGCCCAGCCAAATAGTGTAACTGCTTCCAAAACGGGCTCCCTCTCCCATTCAGATTCCCTTGTTCTTCAACAAAGCGAACATCTTGAGCTGTGCAGAGGCAGGAAATTAGCCAAGTCACTGGCCATTCTCTTAGGTGTTTTTGCCACTTGCTGGGCTCCCTACTCTCTGTTCACAATTATTCGTTCAATATCCCCCACAGACCTCAGTCTGTCAGCAACAGCTGTGTATGAGTTCACATTTTGGCTTCAGAGGTTCAATTCCTTTGACAATCCTTTTTTGTATTCGCTGTGTCACAAGCGTTTTCAGAAGgctttcttgaaaataatttgtgtGAAAAAGCAGTCCATACCATCACACAATCGGTCAACGTCCTCTTAA